A single region of the Chroococcidiopsis thermalis PCC 7203 genome encodes:
- a CDS encoding zinc-dependent alcohol dehydrogenase family protein, whose product MESMKAVVLTAFGDAEKFEIQTVPIPTLKANQVLVRVCATSINPVDYQTRRGDYKELVRLPAIIGVDVSGVIEAIGEAVTDFKVGDNVYYSPQIFGEFGSYAQYHVADAAIVALKPANLSHIEAASFPLAGGTAWDCLVTRGNLQVGETVLIHAGAGGVGSIAVQLAKAIGAYVFATCSSRNRDFVTELGADRVIDYKNEDYVEVIRQETNGLGVDLVLDTIGGETIQRSLDIIRPFGRLTSIVDIAIPQSLLEAWGKNLTIHFVFSPQYRAKLEALTKLIERHQLRPVIDSVFSWDQVVLAHQRLEQGGTRGKIVLKFTEN is encoded by the coding sequence ATGGAATCTATGAAAGCAGTCGTATTAACTGCGTTTGGTGATGCTGAGAAATTTGAGATTCAAACTGTTCCTATACCAACACTGAAGGCAAATCAGGTGTTAGTTAGAGTTTGTGCAACCTCGATTAACCCGGTCGATTATCAAACTCGTCGTGGTGATTACAAGGAACTGGTTCGATTACCCGCCATCATTGGAGTCGATGTTTCAGGGGTGATTGAGGCAATTGGCGAAGCTGTGACTGATTTCAAGGTGGGAGACAACGTGTATTACTCGCCGCAAATTTTTGGAGAATTCGGTAGCTACGCTCAGTATCATGTGGCTGATGCAGCAATTGTTGCATTGAAGCCTGCTAATCTATCGCACATTGAAGCAGCTTCTTTTCCGCTTGCAGGCGGAACTGCTTGGGATTGTCTAGTGACTAGGGGCAATCTACAAGTTGGTGAAACAGTTCTCATCCATGCGGGTGCAGGTGGAGTGGGTTCGATCGCAGTTCAACTCGCCAAAGCGATAGGGGCATACGTTTTTGCGACGTGTAGTTCTAGAAACCGAGATTTCGTGACAGAACTGGGCGCAGATCGGGTGATTGATTACAAAAATGAAGATTACGTAGAAGTCATTCGTCAAGAAACAAATGGACTGGGTGTGGATTTAGTTCTAGATACGATCGGCGGAGAAACAATTCAGCGTAGTCTAGACATCATTCGTCCCTTCGGTAGGCTTACAAGCATTGTAGACATTGCAATACCGCAATCGCTTCTTGAAGCATGGGGTAAGAATCTGACGATTCATTTTGTGTTTTCACCCCAGTACCGAGCAAAATTAGAGGCTTTGACAAAACTCATCGAGCGTCATCAGCTTCGCCCAGTGATTGATTCAGTATTTTCTTGGGATCAGGTCGTTCTGGCACATCAGCGTCTAGAGCAGGGAGGAACACGGGGTAAAATTGTGCTGAAGTTTACAGAAAATTAG
- a CDS encoding DNA-binding protein, with protein MNQWYSASELAGLPGMPSFRENVARKARVESWKFRQRSGRGGGREYTLASLPQVTQAALSASTDSISVEEDASPVRGELWTECELNILAALPTQTDFVIASTSAEASANLALINPRFFTKAEAVSRKTEQQTDSWLEILKVHEFWCENRSFTSAVVRDLEFVKVYNERQLNLPDWVYFHVSHISYATLKRKRKQRRTTEQISALGGNYGNRKSQGKIDANPVLQQAIETCIAVGGKHWGATQIYDILLLEFGYKPEDFSLGQLRAWLRKFAREHPQKWAMYMDANRAKSGSAPAFGSRSQSVMRPNQVWEIDSF; from the coding sequence ATGAACCAATGGTACTCCGCTTCGGAACTGGCAGGGTTGCCAGGAATGCCCTCGTTTAGGGAAAACGTAGCTAGAAAAGCTAGAGTTGAGAGTTGGAAATTCCGTCAGCGCAGTGGCCGTGGTGGTGGACGAGAGTACACTTTAGCAAGTTTGCCCCAAGTTACTCAAGCCGCACTGTCTGCATCTACTGATAGTATTTCTGTAGAAGAGGATGCTAGCCCAGTACGAGGAGAACTTTGGACAGAATGCGAATTAAATATACTAGCTGCCTTACCAACCCAAACGGATTTTGTTATTGCTAGTACATCTGCCGAAGCAAGTGCCAATCTAGCTTTAATCAACCCTCGGTTTTTTACCAAAGCTGAAGCTGTTAGCAGAAAAACAGAGCAGCAGACTGATTCTTGGTTAGAGATTCTGAAAGTCCATGAGTTTTGGTGCGAGAATAGAAGTTTTACTAGTGCTGTAGTCCGCGACCTAGAATTTGTCAAAGTCTACAATGAACGACAGCTCAATCTTCCTGACTGGGTTTATTTCCACGTAAGCCACATCAGCTACGCTACACTTAAGCGCAAAAGAAAGCAGAGGCGAACAACAGAGCAGATAAGCGCTTTAGGTGGCAATTATGGCAATAGAAAAAGCCAGGGAAAAATTGATGCCAATCCAGTCCTACAGCAAGCAATTGAAACTTGTATAGCAGTGGGAGGAAAACACTGGGGAGCAACCCAGATTTACGACATCCTGCTACTAGAGTTCGGCTACAAGCCAGAAGATTTTTCCTTGGGACAGTTACGCGCTTGGCTGCGGAAGTTCGCAAGGGAACATCCGCAAAAGTGGGCAATGTATATGGACGCTAACCGTGCCAAAAGCGGGAGCGCTCCCGCTTTTGGCTCTCGTTCTCAATCAGTTATGCGCCCGAATCAAGTTTGGGAGATAGATAGCTTTTAG
- a CDS encoding SDR family oxidoreductase — protein MILQDKVALVTGGTSGIGRTTAIAYAQQQAKVVVVGRRMDEGEQTVRLIQEAGGEAIFVQADVTKEADVEAMVDKAVGVFGRLDIAFNNAGTAGENPSLIEQTEAEYDRTMNINVKGVWLSMKYEIAQMLKQGSGSVVNMVSAVGVVALPNLPLYAASKHAVVGLTKAAALQYAKAGIRINAVAPGSIETDMFEAAPDEVKAYLVGLHPIGRVGTPLEVANAVLFLSSEMASFVTGETLMVDGGAVAQ, from the coding sequence ATGATACTGCAAGATAAAGTCGCTTTAGTGACTGGAGGCACATCGGGAATTGGTAGAACAACGGCGATCGCTTATGCCCAACAACAAGCAAAGGTGGTGGTGGTTGGTCGTCGAATGGATGAAGGTGAACAAACGGTTCGATTGATTCAGGAAGCTGGCGGAGAGGCGATTTTTGTGCAAGCAGATGTCACGAAAGAAGCCGATGTTGAAGCAATGGTTGATAAAGCGGTTGGTGTTTTTGGTCGATTAGATATTGCCTTTAATAATGCAGGAACGGCTGGCGAAAATCCCTCATTGATTGAGCAAACAGAAGCGGAATACGATCGCACGATGAACATTAATGTCAAAGGCGTTTGGTTGTCGATGAAATATGAAATTGCTCAGATGTTGAAACAGGGAAGTGGTTCAGTCGTCAATATGGTATCTGCGGTTGGAGTCGTTGCACTTCCTAACTTACCCCTCTACGCTGCGAGTAAACATGCAGTAGTAGGCTTAACAAAAGCTGCTGCACTCCAATATGCCAAAGCGGGTATTCGCATCAATGCCGTTGCACCAGGGTCAATCGAAACAGATATGTTTGAAGCAGCTCCGGATGAAGTCAAAGCCTACTTGGTAGGACTTCACCCGATCGGACGAGTTGGAACACCGCTTGAAGTTGCAAATGCAGTCCTGTTTTTATCATCTGAGATGGCATCGTTCGTAACAGGTGAAACGTTGATGGTCGATGGCGGGGCTGTAGCGCAGTAG
- a CDS encoding Mu transposase C-terminal domain-containing protein, which translates to MLKYTCQLTQTITVKRYSLIGCIDLFTRRALLLLSDTSKAEAICQLLATAMTKWGVPEEVRTDRGKEYLSRRVQRFLENLSVRTSRCLPRHPEQKAFIERFIHTFQHRDLPKLPGFVGHSVTDRQALRSHPDWQETAIELLMTPEEFQTWAEAWIVAYEQRPHGRVGIGLEGKSPLEVLESAIAQGWQKQQIRNSRELDFLMMAAPTKDGMRRVGRQGISLNGRLYIAGELGDWIGKRVYVCFSPQDLVQIHVYQSPTLKEYICQAVWREAGQINLAQFAKQARLVYELLKQEVKQSRKRGQALLHKIAREPMSLLGQVQEVLPSVQSQLYNYPALSAIAQAIASTEPQDTQLQISPEQYQAELAKLEASEAERLAGQQQAIALNQQLEQLFEAWQSGADVTEISSQSLSDVRHYLETSPGKGYLAALTNSKQEEQRFCAWLTGDRSTQVTAIEPNQLLQAVFQQWKQGLEVLLSEREFVAHYIQLPAGKGTLSALAEDRQEQQDFYQWLSQPEIAATIYHKR; encoded by the coding sequence GTGCTCAAATACACGTGCCAGCTGACTCAAACCATAACAGTCAAACGCTACTCGCTGATTGGCTGTATCGATCTGTTCACGCGACGGGCATTGTTATTGCTGTCAGATACCAGTAAAGCAGAAGCCATTTGCCAGTTGTTGGCCACAGCAATGACGAAATGGGGCGTACCAGAAGAAGTTCGTACCGATCGCGGCAAGGAATATCTCAGCCGCCGAGTCCAACGGTTTTTGGAAAACTTAAGCGTGAGAACCAGCCGCTGCTTGCCCAGACATCCCGAACAAAAAGCTTTCATTGAGCGATTTATTCATACATTTCAACACCGGGACTTACCGAAATTACCTGGATTTGTCGGACATAGCGTCACAGACCGACAAGCATTAAGAAGCCATCCAGATTGGCAGGAAACAGCAATCGAACTTTTGATGACACCAGAAGAGTTTCAAACTTGGGCAGAAGCTTGGATTGTCGCCTACGAGCAACGACCACACGGACGAGTCGGGATTGGTTTAGAAGGTAAGTCACCTCTAGAAGTATTAGAATCAGCAATCGCCCAGGGCTGGCAAAAGCAGCAGATTCGTAACTCGCGCGAACTGGATTTTCTAATGATGGCAGCACCAACCAAAGATGGTATGCGAAGAGTAGGTCGTCAAGGAATTTCACTCAACGGACGACTTTACATTGCTGGCGAGCTGGGAGACTGGATTGGTAAGCGAGTATATGTCTGCTTTTCACCGCAAGACCTAGTTCAGATTCACGTATATCAATCGCCCACTCTTAAGGAGTACATCTGTCAAGCCGTTTGGCGAGAAGCTGGGCAGATTAACCTGGCACAATTTGCCAAACAAGCCCGACTTGTCTACGAACTCTTAAAGCAAGAAGTCAAACAATCTCGCAAGCGCGGGCAGGCATTGCTACACAAAATTGCTCGAGAGCCAATGTCGCTTTTGGGTCAGGTGCAGGAGGTTTTACCATCGGTACAGTCTCAACTTTATAACTATCCCGCTTTAAGTGCGATCGCTCAAGCGATTGCATCAACAGAACCACAGGATACACAATTACAAATATCTCCTGAGCAATACCAAGCAGAGTTAGCGAAATTAGAAGCATCTGAGGCAGAGCGACTAGCAGGACAGCAGCAGGCGATCGCGCTCAACCAACAATTAGAGCAGCTGTTTGAAGCTTGGCAAAGTGGAGCAGATGTAACAGAAATCTCTTCCCAATCTTTGAGCGATGTCAGGCACTACTTAGAGACTTCCCCAGGCAAAGGATACTTGGCAGCACTTACTAATTCTAAGCAAGAAGAACAGCGATTCTGCGCCTGGTTGACTGGAGATCGGTCTACTCAAGTAACTGCGATTGAGCCAAATCAACTACTCCAAGCTGTCTTTCAACAATGGAAGCAAGGGCTGGAAGTTCTGTTGAGCGAGAGAGAGTTTGTCGCTCATTACATTCAACTTCCGGCTGGAAAAGGAACGTTGAGTGCTCTAGCAGAAGATCGACAAGAGCAACAGGATTTCTATCAATGGCTATCTCAGCCAGAAATAGCTGCGACAATCTATCACAAACGTTGA
- a CDS encoding helix-turn-helix domain-containing protein has product MSCDLQCPDSTPIDKPELRSLPPQPSDYRLNDALTYVAQEVNELLQQSHLAVEGDNNPIGTVAFRAIEPEYKFIITIEPLTDRELEVLQLIVDGHNNIWIAEELYITTGTVKTHVQNILKKLCVEDRTQAVIRALRSGLVHSKKGIN; this is encoded by the coding sequence ATGAGCTGTGATTTACAATGCCCTGACTCTACTCCTATCGATAAACCCGAGCTGCGGAGTTTGCCGCCACAACCCTCTGACTACCGTTTGAATGATGCGCTTACCTATGTTGCACAAGAAGTGAATGAGTTACTTCAGCAATCTCATCTTGCAGTTGAAGGTGACAACAATCCGATTGGAACGGTTGCATTTCGAGCTATTGAGCCAGAATACAAGTTCATCATTACCATTGAGCCTCTGACCGATCGGGAATTAGAGGTGTTGCAACTGATTGTTGATGGGCACAACAATATCTGGATTGCTGAGGAGCTTTACATCACTACGGGTACAGTGAAAACCCATGTCCAGAATATTTTGAAGAAACTTTGTGTGGAGGATCGGACTCAGGCAGTAATCCGGGCACTCCGCTCTGGTCTTGTCCACTCAAAGAAAGGAATTAACTAA
- a CDS encoding AAA family ATPase, which translates to MRHKLVKVKNIISLSSAFQESKHSAAAVPRMGLLYGFTGIGKTTATAWLVNKENGIYVRATAVWSLSAMLQDISIELSIDPPSLPAKMLTAVKEQIKLSRRPLFIDEADYLFHHPKMLQVARDIHDLTELPVWLIGIDGVEKKIANRKIVAGRISQWVKFQPCDLEDTRLLAKELCEIDIHEDLLVKLHELSNGSIRLITVGLSRVEAFTKAQRWQSITPGQWSGRPFFLSRQM; encoded by the coding sequence ATGCGACACAAGTTAGTCAAAGTCAAAAACATTATTAGTCTTTCGAGTGCTTTTCAAGAATCGAAGCATAGCGCCGCAGCAGTGCCTCGAATGGGCTTACTTTACGGCTTTACAGGAATTGGCAAAACGACTGCTACTGCTTGGTTGGTGAATAAAGAAAATGGGATTTATGTCAGAGCCACTGCCGTTTGGAGTCTCAGCGCCATGCTACAGGACATTTCGATTGAATTGTCTATCGATCCCCCCAGCTTACCTGCCAAAATGCTAACTGCTGTTAAAGAGCAAATAAAACTGAGTAGACGACCCTTGTTTATCGACGAGGCAGACTATCTGTTTCATCATCCGAAGATGTTGCAAGTAGCACGAGACATCCACGACCTTACCGAACTTCCAGTTTGGCTAATTGGCATTGACGGTGTGGAGAAGAAAATCGCCAATCGTAAAATAGTTGCGGGGCGGATTTCTCAATGGGTGAAGTTTCAACCCTGCGACCTAGAGGATACGCGCTTATTAGCTAAAGAACTTTGTGAAATTGACATCCATGAGGATTTGTTAGTCAAGCTACACGAGTTATCGAACGGTAGTATTCGCCTGATTACGGTTGGTTTAAGCCGCGTGGAAGCTTTTACTAAAGCACAGAGATGGCAATCTATCACCCCTGGGCAATGGAGTGGACGACCATTTTTTCTGTCTCGACAAATGTAG
- a CDS encoding MbcA/ParS/Xre antitoxin family protein, with amino-acid sequence MNRLLEHTILAAHDPATGRFDASRLAKALNLTTKEMADILHRTPRGLLKNPDSQQLQSEMARIVQMIVQLRELLDGSMEYVRIWLRSPHPDLGGRTPLSYLIEGKPEVVEALIYAYEVGQPG; translated from the coding sequence GTGAATCGGCTGCTTGAACATACCATTTTAGCCGCTCACGATCCTGCTACTGGGCGGTTCGATGCCTCGCGCTTGGCAAAGGCTCTGAATCTGACCACTAAGGAAATGGCTGACATTCTCCACCGCACGCCACGCGGCTTGCTAAAAAATCCAGATTCACAGCAGTTGCAAAGTGAAATGGCGAGAATAGTGCAGATGATCGTGCAATTACGCGAGCTACTAGATGGCTCGATGGAATACGTCAGGATTTGGCTGCGCTCGCCTCATCCTGACTTAGGGGGACGCACGCCACTGTCCTATTTAATCGAAGGTAAACCCGAGGTAGTCGAGGCACTAATTTACGCTTATGAAGTTGGTCAACCTGGCTAG
- a CDS encoding iron uptake porin → MITQGAFAQSKASGSIAASPTITTAQINATIEPQATPVTNTQIAQAASSNWGFQDRTAGMTTSKDPVTSASQLADVQPTDWAFHSLQALIERYGCIAGYPKRTYKGNQALTRYEFAAGLNACLRSLVERIEVLTPNDLTTLRRLQENFVAELALLRGRVDSLEVRTTELEANQFSTTTKLTGQAIFAVTGGGFSGERIIAPTGVEIADEDPNSTFIYRASLTFNTSFQGTDLLQIRLVTGSDGSDDNAAGLLEPNFASVLDFSVPGQNGQFGLGRLYYTFTPVKDFALTVGSAILATDYVDRNSYANNSAKDFSTQALINNFILLPTPAGAGAVIDWNPGAGPFSIRGVYVAGNAGRATAGSNAGDGGFIGGPSAPELLFPALGALGDQGGLFGAPHQGFVELEYALSNKFAFRLQYSGGQIFGSFFNGVGANFELALSQQLAVFGRYGYAVYNDSSVGDLRPQYWMAGISLQNLFVPGAVAGIAAGQPQIEGKVGDATQTNFEAFYNFPLNDDIKVTPLVQVITDAGNQGSNGTIYTGTLRTVFSF, encoded by the coding sequence ATGATTACCCAGGGTGCTTTCGCGCAAAGTAAAGCATCTGGGTCTATCGCTGCAAGCCCAACTATAACTACGGCGCAAATCAATGCGACTATAGAACCCCAAGCGACTCCAGTGACTAATACCCAGATAGCCCAAGCTGCTTCATCGAATTGGGGTTTTCAGGATCGTACTGCTGGAATGACTACTTCCAAGGACCCAGTCACCTCGGCATCGCAACTTGCAGACGTACAGCCTACTGACTGGGCTTTTCATTCACTCCAGGCTTTGATCGAGCGTTATGGTTGCATTGCCGGTTACCCCAAAAGAACCTACAAAGGTAATCAGGCTCTAACCCGTTACGAGTTTGCTGCTGGTCTCAATGCTTGCTTAAGGAGTCTGGTTGAGCGAATTGAAGTGCTGACTCCTAACGATTTGACAACCCTTAGACGACTCCAGGAGAATTTTGTGGCGGAGCTAGCCCTCTTGAGAGGTCGGGTGGATAGCCTGGAAGTTCGGACGACTGAACTAGAAGCTAATCAATTTTCTACCACAACTAAACTGACAGGACAAGCCATCTTTGCTGTAACTGGGGGTGGCTTCTCTGGAGAGCGGATTATTGCTCCTACGGGGGTTGAGATTGCTGATGAGGACCCCAACTCTACCTTTATCTATCGGGCTAGTCTCACTTTCAACACCAGCTTTCAAGGTACAGACTTATTGCAAATCCGCCTGGTCACTGGTAGCGATGGTTCTGATGATAATGCTGCTGGTCTTCTGGAGCCTAATTTTGCCAGTGTTCTTGACTTCTCTGTGCCGGGTCAAAATGGCCAGTTTGGCCTAGGTCGACTGTACTACACCTTTACCCCAGTGAAGGACTTCGCCCTTACCGTTGGTTCGGCGATTCTTGCTACGGATTACGTCGATCGGAATAGCTACGCTAATAACAGCGCTAAAGATTTTTCTACCCAGGCATTGATCAACAACTTTATCCTATTACCCACTCCTGCCGGAGCTGGGGCGGTGATTGACTGGAATCCAGGGGCAGGGCCGTTTAGTATCCGAGGTGTTTACGTGGCTGGGAATGCAGGAAGAGCCACTGCTGGGAGTAATGCTGGGGACGGGGGATTTATTGGAGGTCCATCAGCTCCTGAACTTCTGTTCCCCGCTCTTGGGGCTCTTGGGGACCAAGGTGGATTGTTCGGTGCTCCGCATCAGGGATTTGTAGAGCTAGAGTATGCTCTCTCTAACAAATTTGCTTTCCGGCTCCAGTACAGCGGCGGTCAGATTTTTGGTAGCTTTTTCAATGGGGTTGGGGCTAACTTCGAGCTGGCACTTTCACAACAATTGGCTGTTTTTGGTCGTTATGGCTATGCGGTCTACAACGACTCCTCTGTGGGGGACCTTCGCCCCCAATACTGGATGGCAGGTATCTCGCTACAGAACCTCTTCGTGCCAGGTGCTGTAGCTGGAATTGCTGCTGGTCAGCCGCAAATTGAAGGGAAAGTGGGAGATGCAACTCAGACCAATTTTGAAGCCTTCTATAACTTTCCGCTAAACGACGATATCAAAGTCACGCCGTTAGTTCAAGTGATTACTGATGCAGGTAATCAGGGTAGCAACGGCACTATCTACACGGGCACGCTGCGGACCGTCTTTTCTTTCTAG
- the rd gene encoding rubredoxin gives MERYSCKVCGHIYDLAEGDPKSGIAPRTAFEDLPEDWVCPVCGAKKAKFQPVLPGGI, from the coding sequence ATGGAACGATATAGCTGTAAGGTCTGTGGTCACATTTACGATCTGGCGGAGGGCGATCCAAAGTCTGGAATTGCTCCGAGAACAGCTTTTGAGGATCTGCCGGAAGATTGGGTATGTCCAGTCTGTGGCGCGAAGAAAGCAAAGTTTCAGCCAGTGCTACCAGGGGGGATTTAG